A window of the Bradyrhizobium diazoefficiens genome harbors these coding sequences:
- a CDS encoding DUF983 domain-containing protein — protein MATGSVSLAKAMWRGFRGKCPNCGEGHLFGRFLKVADGCDHCGEELVHQRADDFPAYLVMVVVGHLVVPAILAVETAYAPPVWLQLAVWLPVTLFASLALLQPTKGAIVGLQWQIGMHGFEASKLRREAGQLAPVLVKAPRAA, from the coding sequence ATGGCGACCGGTTCAGTCTCTCTGGCAAAGGCAATGTGGCGCGGTTTTCGCGGCAAGTGCCCGAACTGCGGCGAAGGGCATCTGTTCGGGCGTTTCCTCAAGGTCGCAGACGGTTGCGATCATTGCGGCGAGGAGCTGGTCCACCAGCGCGCCGATGACTTCCCGGCCTATCTCGTGATGGTCGTGGTCGGCCATCTCGTGGTGCCAGCGATCCTCGCGGTTGAAACCGCCTATGCGCCGCCGGTCTGGCTGCAGCTCGCCGTGTGGCTGCCGGTGACGTTGTTTGCCTCGCTCGCGCTGCTGCAACCGACCAAGGGCGCCATCGTCGGGCTGCAATGGCAGATCGGCATGCACGGCTTCGAGGCGAGCAAGCTGCGGCGGGAGGCCGGTCAGCTTGCGCCCGTGCTGGTGAAGGCGCCGCGCGCGGCCTGA
- a CDS encoding PLP-dependent aminotransferase family protein, whose product MDWTPTISELSGPRYQRIVEAMEADIAAGRLVRGQQLPTQRALAKALGIDLTTVTRAYTEARRRGIMEARVGQGSFVSETSARRAVDLPHPVAIDLSMNVPPHPLEAQLDERIIAGLEAIRAQSGLTAFLNYQPPGGSAHEREVAARWMRTRVSHAHADKLVIFPGAQTILFNLLVHLARPGNVVLTEALTFPGIKAAAAQLGVKLVGVAMDDGGILPDALTKACRTHKPKAVYLIPTLHNPTTATLAPDRRSAIAKIVRDADTILIEDDAYGLLDRLASPIANLIPERTYLATTLSKCIAPALRVAYLLTPDSGAQLQMRGHLQATVQMPAPLMVALVTHWLETGVADRIITAIRNEAVGRQQLAQRALKGFQFQAKPAAHHLWLHLPKGRPDVAAHLLRNGLAIVAGDAFTVDGTSPHAARVSLGAARNRSELTEALRILVGALQKPADIRQIV is encoded by the coding sequence ATGGATTGGACTCCTACAATCTCGGAGCTGAGCGGGCCGCGCTATCAGCGCATCGTCGAGGCCATGGAGGCCGACATCGCTGCCGGCCGGCTGGTGCGTGGGCAGCAATTGCCGACGCAGCGCGCGTTGGCCAAGGCGCTCGGCATCGACCTGACCACGGTGACGCGCGCCTACACCGAGGCGCGGCGTCGCGGCATCATGGAGGCCCGGGTCGGCCAGGGATCGTTCGTATCGGAGACCAGCGCACGCCGCGCGGTCGACCTGCCGCATCCGGTGGCGATCGACCTCTCGATGAACGTGCCGCCGCATCCCCTCGAAGCGCAGCTCGACGAGCGCATCATCGCTGGCCTCGAAGCCATTCGCGCACAATCGGGTCTGACCGCATTCCTGAATTACCAGCCGCCCGGCGGCAGCGCGCATGAGCGCGAGGTCGCCGCGCGCTGGATGCGCACGCGCGTCTCACATGCGCATGCCGACAAGCTCGTGATCTTTCCCGGCGCGCAGACGATCCTGTTCAACCTGCTCGTCCATCTCGCGCGGCCGGGCAACGTCGTATTGACCGAAGCCCTCACCTTCCCCGGCATCAAGGCCGCAGCAGCGCAGCTCGGCGTCAAGCTCGTCGGTGTCGCCATGGATGACGGCGGTATCCTGCCCGATGCGCTGACGAAGGCCTGCCGCACACACAAACCAAAGGCCGTCTATCTCATCCCGACGCTGCACAATCCGACCACCGCGACGCTTGCTCCCGACCGGCGCAGCGCAATCGCAAAGATCGTTCGCGATGCCGATACGATCTTGATCGAGGACGATGCCTACGGGCTGCTCGATCGCTTGGCATCGCCGATCGCGAACCTCATCCCGGAGCGGACGTATTTGGCGACCACACTGTCAAAATGCATCGCCCCGGCGCTGCGCGTCGCTTATCTGCTCACGCCCGACAGCGGCGCGCAGCTTCAGATGCGCGGCCACCTCCAAGCGACCGTGCAGATGCCGGCGCCGCTGATGGTCGCGCTGGTGACGCACTGGCTCGAGACCGGCGTCGCCGACCGCATCATCACCGCGATCCGCAACGAGGCCGTCGGCCGCCAACAATTGGCACAGCGCGCATTGAAGGGCTTTCAGTTCCAGGCGAAGCCCGCCGCACACCATTTGTGGCTGCACTTGCCGAAGGGGCGACCGGACGTCGCCGCGCATCTGCTGCGCAACGGGCTCGCAATCGTTGCCGGCGACGCCTTCACCGTCGACGGAACCTCGCCGCATGCGGCGCGCGTCTCACTCGGCGCGGCGCGCAACAGATCGGAATTGACCGAGGCACTGCGCATCCTCGTCGGCGCGCTGCAGAAGCCCGCCGATATCAGGCAGATCGTCTAG
- a CDS encoding sulfite exporter TauE/SafE family protein — METLTYALLLFGALAGGFVSGLAGFGTALMALGIWLYVLPPSLAVPLVLICSVIAQTSTLPSMWKSFDLSLVWPFLIGGLIGVPLGTMLVASADPKVFKLSVGVLLLIFSSALYLNKKQFAITFGGRIADGAIGFAGGILGGLAGLSGPLPILWANIRGWNKHERRGIFQLFNFTVLATALVLQTASGLVAFKVVWLAMVAFPGTLIGAWLGARVYHALSDKHFGDVVLGLLFLSGLTLVWNSIGAF, encoded by the coding sequence GTGGAAACGCTCACTTACGCGCTGCTCCTGTTTGGCGCGCTGGCCGGCGGCTTCGTCTCTGGGCTGGCGGGATTCGGCACCGCGCTGATGGCGCTCGGCATCTGGCTTTACGTTCTGCCGCCCTCGCTCGCGGTGCCCCTGGTGCTGATCTGCTCGGTGATCGCGCAGACCTCGACGCTGCCGTCGATGTGGAAGAGCTTCGACCTGTCGCTGGTGTGGCCGTTCCTGATCGGCGGATTGATCGGCGTGCCGCTCGGGACCATGCTGGTCGCCTCCGCCGATCCCAAAGTGTTCAAGCTCAGCGTCGGCGTGCTGCTGCTGATCTTCTCGAGCGCGCTGTACCTCAACAAGAAGCAATTCGCCATCACCTTCGGCGGCCGCATCGCCGACGGCGCGATCGGATTTGCCGGCGGCATTTTGGGCGGGCTCGCCGGACTGTCCGGGCCGCTGCCGATCCTGTGGGCCAACATCCGCGGCTGGAATAAGCACGAACGGCGCGGCATCTTCCAGCTGTTCAATTTCACCGTGCTCGCCACCGCGCTGGTGTTGCAGACGGCCTCGGGCCTGGTCGCGTTCAAGGTGGTCTGGCTCGCGATGGTCGCATTCCCAGGCACGCTGATCGGCGCATGGCTAGGCGCACGCGTCTATCACGCGCTGAGCGACAAGCATTTTGGCGATGTCGTGCTCGGCCTGCTGTTCCTGTCGGGGTTAACCCTCGTCTGGAACAGCATCGGCGCGTTCTAG
- a CDS encoding MATE family efflux transporter, with protein MKDLTRGSIVSHILSMAPPIVVGMITIMLCQLVDLYFVSGLGDAAVAGVAAAGNAGFLVNALMQMLGVGTVALVSHAVGRKDRDDANLVFNQAVVLSVLSGLLTLLGGFALARPYMRAIANDEATINAGTTYFLWFMPALALQFVTQVMAAALRATGIVRPSMLVQVLAVIINIALAPVLIKGWGTGYALGVAGAGLASTIAVCIGVLMLFAYFRRLERYVAFHPAQWRPQLRQWKRILNVGLPAGGEFVMIFIFMAAIYYVLRDLGPAAQAGFGIGTRVVGLIQMPALAVSLAAGPIVGQNFGAGNRERVRETFVKAALISTVVMVALTILVQLKPGMLLAGFSNDPETMSVALLFLKMISLNMVAQGLIFTCSSMFQGLGNTKPVLWSSATRVLTYSLPAIFLSTRPGFRIEYVWYLSNAATTLQAVQSLWLLRREFRKRLAPRKQADGPKQAAPEPVVPSVREPA; from the coding sequence ATGAAGGATCTGACGCGCGGCTCCATCGTGAGCCACATCCTGAGCATGGCGCCACCGATCGTGGTCGGCATGATCACGATCATGCTCTGCCAGCTGGTCGACCTGTACTTCGTGTCCGGGCTCGGCGATGCCGCGGTTGCCGGCGTCGCTGCGGCCGGCAACGCCGGCTTCCTCGTCAACGCGCTGATGCAGATGCTCGGCGTCGGCACGGTGGCGCTGGTCTCGCACGCCGTGGGCCGCAAGGATCGGGACGACGCCAATCTCGTGTTCAACCAGGCGGTCGTCCTGTCGGTGCTATCAGGGCTGTTGACGCTGCTCGGCGGCTTTGCGCTGGCGCGCCCTTATATGCGCGCGATTGCCAACGATGAGGCCACCATCAATGCCGGCACCACCTATTTTCTCTGGTTCATGCCGGCCTTAGCGCTGCAATTCGTCACGCAGGTGATGGCGGCCGCGCTGCGGGCCACCGGCATCGTGCGGCCGAGCATGCTGGTGCAGGTGCTTGCCGTCATCATCAATATCGCGCTGGCACCGGTCCTGATCAAGGGCTGGGGCACCGGATACGCGCTCGGTGTCGCCGGAGCGGGCCTGGCAAGCACGATCGCCGTCTGCATCGGCGTGCTGATGCTGTTTGCCTATTTCCGCAGGCTCGAGCGCTATGTCGCCTTCCATCCTGCGCAATGGCGTCCGCAATTGCGGCAGTGGAAGAGGATCCTCAATGTCGGTCTGCCCGCGGGCGGCGAGTTCGTGATGATCTTCATCTTCATGGCCGCGATCTATTACGTGCTGCGGGATCTCGGTCCGGCGGCTCAGGCCGGATTTGGCATCGGCACGCGCGTCGTGGGCTTGATCCAGATGCCGGCCCTTGCCGTCTCGCTCGCGGCAGGGCCGATCGTCGGTCAGAATTTCGGTGCGGGCAATCGCGAGCGGGTGCGGGAGACCTTCGTCAAGGCGGCGCTGATCTCGACCGTCGTGATGGTTGCGCTGACGATCCTGGTGCAGCTCAAGCCCGGAATGTTGCTCGCCGGCTTCTCGAATGATCCGGAGACGATGAGCGTCGCGTTGCTGTTTCTGAAGATGATCTCGCTGAACATGGTGGCGCAGGGACTGATCTTCACCTGCTCCAGCATGTTCCAGGGTCTCGGCAACACCAAGCCGGTGTTGTGGAGCTCGGCGACGCGCGTCCTCACCTATTCCCTGCCGGCGATCTTTCTGTCGACACGGCCGGGCTTTCGGATCGAGTACGTCTGGTATCTGTCGAACGCGGCGACGACGCTTCAGGCGGTCCAGAGCCTGTGGTTGCTGCGCCGCGAGTTCAGGAAGCGGCTGGCGCCGCGCAAGCAGGCCGATGGTCCGAAGCAGGCGGCGCCTGAGCCCGTTGTGCCTTCGGTGCGCGAGCCTGCCTAG
- a CDS encoding ABC transporter ATP-binding protein: MTALSKKPAAIRVVLPFVFRHWLNQPGRTLAIAVGLLGATVADLFMPVFSGHLVDALTRGPSDPAARHAALVALGGIVVLGAASMVLRLSGLQVIVPFTLKIMSDVAQDAFLRVQRFSTDWHANSFAGSTVRKVTRGMWALDLLNDTLLLALLPSLAVLIGSMILLGVHWASLGVVIALGAATYVTMTVLFSTRYIAPAARVSNAWDTKVGGTLADALTCNAVVKSFGAEAREDARLARVIKRWRVRVRRTWFRYNYTAIAQLSLLLCLRGSVIGGSVLLWMYGHASPGDVTYVLTSYYVIHAYLRDVGMHINNLQRSVNDMEELVAIHDEPIGIADAADAQPIAIEGGEIVFDDVTFHYGGHRAPLYDGLSVKVRAGERVGLVGRSGSGKTTFVKLVQRLYDVTDGRVLIDGQDIAKATQQSLRSQIAIVQQDPILFHRSLAENIAYGRPGASLEAIEQAARLANAHDFILRLPKGYGTLVGERGVKLSGGERQRVALARAFLADAPVLILDEATSSLDSESEALIQQAMERLMKGRTSIVIAHRLSTVRSLDRILVFDRGEIAEQGTHAKLAGKPGGIYRSLFERQVVELGHIAAAE; encoded by the coding sequence ATGACCGCTCTGTCAAAAAAGCCCGCGGCTATCCGCGTGGTCCTGCCCTTCGTGTTCCGGCACTGGCTGAATCAGCCGGGGCGCACGCTCGCCATTGCTGTCGGTCTGTTAGGGGCGACCGTCGCCGACCTGTTCATGCCGGTGTTTTCAGGACATCTGGTCGACGCGCTGACGCGTGGCCCGTCCGATCCTGCCGCCCGCCACGCCGCGCTGGTGGCGCTGGGCGGCATCGTGGTGCTGGGCGCAGCGTCGATGGTGTTGCGCCTCAGTGGCTTGCAAGTGATCGTGCCGTTCACGCTCAAGATCATGTCCGACGTGGCGCAGGACGCATTTCTGCGCGTGCAGCGCTTCTCGACCGACTGGCACGCCAACTCTTTCGCGGGCTCGACCGTGCGCAAGGTCACGCGCGGCATGTGGGCGCTCGATTTGTTGAACGACACCCTCCTGCTGGCGCTGCTGCCGTCGCTGGCTGTTCTGATCGGATCGATGATCCTGCTCGGCGTGCACTGGGCCTCGCTCGGCGTGGTGATCGCGCTCGGCGCGGCGACCTATGTCACGATGACGGTGCTGTTCTCGACCCGCTACATCGCGCCGGCCGCACGTGTCTCCAACGCCTGGGACACCAAGGTCGGCGGCACGCTGGCGGATGCGCTGACATGCAATGCGGTGGTGAAGTCGTTCGGCGCGGAAGCGCGTGAGGATGCGCGGCTGGCCCGCGTCATCAAGCGCTGGCGCGTGCGGGTGCGGCGGACCTGGTTCCGCTACAACTACACCGCCATCGCGCAGCTCTCGCTGCTGCTATGCCTGCGGGGGTCGGTGATCGGCGGCTCGGTGCTGCTGTGGATGTACGGGCATGCCTCGCCTGGCGACGTCACCTATGTGCTGACGAGCTACTACGTCATCCACGCCTATTTGCGTGACGTCGGCATGCACATCAACAACCTCCAGCGCTCGGTCAACGACATGGAGGAGCTGGTGGCGATCCATGACGAGCCGATCGGCATTGCCGATGCCGCCGATGCGCAGCCGATCGCGATCGAGGGCGGCGAGATCGTGTTCGACGACGTCACGTTCCACTATGGCGGGCATCGCGCGCCGCTGTACGACGGACTGTCGGTCAAGGTCCGCGCCGGCGAGCGTGTCGGCCTTGTCGGTCGCTCCGGCTCCGGCAAGACGACGTTCGTCAAGCTGGTGCAGCGGCTTTACGACGTCACCGACGGTCGGGTGCTGATCGACGGGCAGGATATCGCGAAGGCCACGCAGCAATCGCTGCGCAGCCAGATCGCGATCGTGCAGCAGGACCCGATCCTGTTTCACCGCTCGCTCGCCGAGAACATCGCCTATGGGCGGCCCGGCGCCAGCCTCGAGGCGATCGAGCAGGCGGCGCGGCTGGCGAATGCGCACGACTTCATCCTGCGCCTGCCGAAGGGCTACGGCACGCTGGTTGGCGAGCGCGGCGTGAAACTGTCAGGCGGTGAGCGGCAGCGCGTGGCGCTGGCGCGCGCCTTCCTGGCCGATGCGCCGGTGCTAATCCTGGACGAGGCGACCTCGAGCCTCGATTCGGAATCGGAGGCGCTGATCCAGCAGGCGATGGAGCGGCTGATGAAAGGCCGCACCTCGATCGTGATCGCGCACCGGCTGTCGACCGTGCGCAGCCTCGATCGCATCCTGGTGTTCGACCGCGGCGAGATCGCCGAGCAGGGCACGCATGCCAAGCTCGCGGGCAAGCCTGGCGGAATCTATCGCAGCCTGTTCGAGCGCCAGGTGGTGGAGCTCGGGCATATCGCAGCAGCGGAATGA
- a CDS encoding DHA2 family efflux MFS transporter permease subunit has protein sequence MANATTASPAVMAAPASERIAPKRMIAFIIMVFGMFMSILDIQIVSASLSEIQAGLSASSSEVSWVQTAYLIAEVIAIPLSGFLSRAFGTRLLFAISAAGFTVSSLLCGFATTIEEMILWRVLQGFLGAGMIPTVFASAYTVFPRSKFHIVGPIIGLVATLAPTVGPTVGGYITDLMSWNWLFFINVVPGIGITIGVWALVDFDEPHFELLDRFDWWGLIFMAGFLGTLEYVLEEGPQYEWLQDTTVAICAWICLVSAIAFFVRVFMAAEPIVNLRTFTNRNFAVGSTLQFCIGIGLYGLTYIYPRYLAEVRGYSALMIGETMFVSGITMFLVAPLVGRLMASLDMRYMIAFGLIVFAIGSYQMTWITRDFDFYELLVPQILRGIGMMFAMVPTNNIALGTLPPDKVKNASGLFNLMRNLGGAVGLAVINTVLNDRADLHITRLRERVTWGNATATETLTMLQQKFQGLGDSTLMAMKQLSQIVHRQAVVMSFGDAFFILTLFYLGLSVLVTLLKRPASPFGAGGDAH, from the coding sequence ATGGCGAACGCCACGACTGCTTCACCTGCCGTGATGGCGGCCCCCGCTTCGGAGCGCATCGCGCCGAAGCGGATGATCGCCTTCATCATCATGGTGTTCGGGATGTTCATGTCGATCCTGGACATCCAGATCGTCTCGGCCTCCCTCAGCGAGATCCAGGCCGGCCTGTCGGCGAGTTCGAGCGAAGTCTCCTGGGTCCAGACCGCCTATCTGATCGCCGAAGTGATCGCAATCCCGCTGTCGGGCTTCCTGTCGCGCGCCTTCGGCACGCGGCTGCTGTTCGCGATCTCGGCGGCCGGCTTTACGGTGTCGAGCCTGCTCTGTGGTTTTGCCACGACGATCGAGGAGATGATCCTCTGGCGCGTGCTCCAGGGCTTTCTCGGCGCCGGCATGATCCCGACGGTGTTCGCCTCGGCCTACACGGTGTTCCCGCGTTCGAAATTCCACATCGTCGGTCCCATCATCGGGCTCGTCGCGACGCTGGCCCCGACCGTCGGGCCGACGGTCGGGGGCTACATCACCGATTTGATGTCGTGGAACTGGCTGTTCTTCATCAACGTCGTGCCCGGCATCGGCATTACCATCGGCGTGTGGGCGCTTGTCGATTTCGACGAGCCACATTTCGAGCTGCTCGACCGCTTCGACTGGTGGGGCCTGATTTTCATGGCCGGCTTCCTCGGCACGCTGGAATACGTGCTGGAAGAAGGTCCGCAATATGAATGGCTGCAGGACACTACAGTGGCGATCTGCGCCTGGATCTGCCTCGTCTCGGCGATTGCCTTCTTCGTCCGCGTCTTCATGGCGGCCGAGCCGATCGTCAACCTGCGCACCTTCACCAACCGCAATTTCGCCGTCGGCTCCACGCTGCAATTCTGCATCGGCATCGGCCTCTACGGCCTGACCTACATCTATCCGCGTTATCTCGCCGAGGTGCGCGGCTATAGCGCGCTGATGATCGGCGAGACCATGTTCGTCTCGGGCATCACCATGTTCCTGGTCGCGCCCCTGGTCGGCCGGCTGATGGCGAGCCTCGACATGCGCTACATGATCGCGTTCGGCCTGATCGTGTTCGCGATCGGCTCCTACCAGATGACCTGGATCACGCGCGACTTCGATTTCTACGAGCTGCTGGTGCCACAGATCCTGCGCGGCATCGGCATGATGTTCGCAATGGTGCCGACCAACAACATCGCGCTCGGCACGCTGCCGCCTGACAAGGTGAAGAATGCGAGCGGCCTGTTCAATTTGATGCGCAATCTCGGCGGTGCAGTCGGGCTCGCTGTCATCAACACCGTGCTCAACGATCGCGCCGACCTGCACATCACGCGTCTGCGGGAGCGCGTGACCTGGGGCAATGCAACCGCGACCGAAACCCTGACCATGCTCCAGCAGAAATTTCAGGGGCTCGGCGACTCCACGCTGATGGCGATGAAGCAGCTCAGCCAGATCGTGCACCGCCAGGCCGTGGTGATGAGCTTTGGCGATGCCTTCTTCATTTTGACGCTGTTCTATCTCGGCCTCAGCGTGCTGGTCACGTTGCTGAAGAGGCCCGCCTCGCCGTTTGGCGCTGGCGGCGACGCGCATTAG
- a CDS encoding HlyD family secretion protein produces MATSRDQAARVIRQEAVETTAADGEAATETSVVIAEQLRSHVAEETKRRTSEAPEKPVTDQPAPTAAAAPKSGKRKFVMMGIGLVLALAAASYAGYYTLVGRFFVSTDDAYVRANNTMLGARVAGHISSILAGDNTLVHAGDTVLRIDDGDYKIAVDAAATRIATQQATIDRIGRQIAALDSQVAQAKAQLVSAEAGLKRADLDYERQQTLSNKGFASRATFETSEAGRDQGAAAVKAAQAAYDVAVSNVDVAKAQQAEAQAQLAELKTTLAKAERDLAFTAVRAPVDGIFSNRLVSAGDFVAVGQRLGNVVPLDDVYIDANFKETQLKRIRPGQPVTIKVDAYGMRKFSGVVDSIAAGSGSVFTLLPPDNATGNFTKIVQRVPVRIRVPKAVARQNLLRAGMSIYATVDTNKGAADADSEIDLDDPTMIHPQ; encoded by the coding sequence ATGGCCACATCGAGAGACCAGGCTGCGCGCGTCATTCGCCAGGAAGCGGTCGAGACGACGGCGGCGGACGGTGAAGCTGCGACCGAGACGTCCGTAGTCATTGCCGAGCAGCTGCGTTCTCATGTGGCTGAAGAAACCAAGCGCCGCACCAGCGAGGCGCCGGAGAAGCCCGTGACCGACCAGCCGGCCCCGACCGCCGCTGCCGCGCCAAAATCCGGAAAGCGCAAATTCGTCATGATGGGCATCGGCCTGGTGCTGGCGCTCGCGGCCGCAAGCTATGCCGGCTACTACACCCTGGTCGGCCGCTTCTTCGTTTCCACCGACGACGCTTACGTTCGCGCCAACAACACCATGCTGGGCGCGCGCGTAGCTGGCCATATCTCCTCGATCCTGGCCGGTGACAACACGCTGGTACATGCCGGCGACACCGTGCTGCGCATCGACGACGGCGACTACAAGATCGCGGTCGATGCCGCCGCGACCCGGATCGCGACCCAGCAGGCCACCATCGACCGCATCGGCCGCCAGATCGCGGCGCTCGACAGCCAGGTCGCACAGGCCAAGGCGCAGCTCGTCTCTGCCGAGGCGGGCCTCAAGCGCGCCGATCTCGACTATGAGCGCCAGCAGACGCTGAGCAACAAGGGCTTTGCCTCGCGCGCCACCTTCGAAACCTCGGAAGCCGGTCGCGACCAGGGCGCCGCAGCTGTCAAAGCCGCGCAGGCCGCCTACGACGTCGCGGTGAGCAATGTCGATGTCGCCAAGGCTCAGCAGGCCGAAGCCCAGGCGCAGCTCGCCGAGCTCAAGACCACGCTCGCCAAGGCCGAGCGCGACCTCGCCTTCACGGCGGTGCGCGCCCCCGTCGACGGCATCTTCTCCAACCGTCTCGTCAGCGCCGGCGACTTCGTCGCCGTCGGCCAGCGCCTCGGCAATGTCGTGCCGCTCGACGACGTCTATATCGATGCCAATTTCAAGGAAACGCAGCTCAAGCGCATCCGTCCCGGCCAGCCCGTGACGATCAAGGTCGATGCCTACGGCATGCGAAAGTTCTCCGGCGTCGTCGACAGCATCGCGGCGGGTTCGGGCTCGGTGTTCACGCTGCTGCCGCCTGACAACGCCACCGGCAACTTCACCAAGATCGTGCAGCGCGTGCCGGTCCGCATCCGCGTGCCGAAGGCGGTTGCCAGGCAGAACCTGCTCCGCGCCGGCATGTCGATCTATGCGACGGTCGATACCAACAAGGGTGCGGCGGACGCCGACAGCGAAATCGACCTCGACGATCCCACCATGATCCATCCGCAGTAA
- a CDS encoding TetR/AcrR family transcriptional regulator gives MVAPNREQMHALPDDDSSKRRQILAGARKVFMGLGFDGASMGEIARAAGVSKGTLYVYFADKSALFEAILEEEALFHGQVVFNFDPARDAETTLKDFGQAYIHLLCRPGGGSAIRTVMAIAERMPDVGRRYYLRVLDKTINRLSDYLKAHVVPGDLAIDDCDLAASQFMELCKASLFLPFVFQAAPPPSEQRMVEVIDSATRMFLAAYKAK, from the coding sequence ATGGTTGCACCCAACCGCGAACAAATGCACGCCCTCCCGGACGATGACAGCTCTAAGCGGCGCCAGATCCTGGCCGGCGCCCGTAAGGTGTTCATGGGTCTGGGTTTTGACGGCGCCAGCATGGGCGAAATCGCGCGCGCGGCCGGCGTCTCCAAGGGCACGCTCTATGTCTACTTCGCCGACAAGAGCGCGCTGTTCGAAGCCATCCTCGAGGAGGAGGCTCTGTTTCACGGCCAGGTCGTGTTCAACTTCGACCCCGCGCGCGACGCCGAGACCACGCTGAAGGATTTTGGACAGGCCTACATCCACCTGCTCTGCCGGCCCGGCGGCGGATCGGCGATCCGCACCGTGATGGCAATCGCCGAGCGCATGCCCGACGTCGGCCGCCGCTATTATCTGCGCGTGCTGGACAAGACCATCAACCGGCTGTCCGACTATCTCAAAGCCCACGTCGTCCCCGGCGATCTCGCGATCGACGATTGCGACCTTGCCGCCTCGCAGTTCATGGAACTGTGCAAGGCCTCACTCTTCCTGCCTTTCGTGTTCCAGGCCGCGCCGCCGCCGTCGGAACAGCGCATGGTGGAAGTGATCGACAGCGCGACGCGGATGTTCCTGGCCGCGTACAAGGCGAAGTAG
- a CDS encoding DUF6665 family protein — protein sequence MSRDLRPPVDILHYEIVQEQASALGRMGRTLEQALAELRAFDTAHAHSEIPAAMQPARRKLVMAAGQALWMFVVQREATGLRDSRHIMRTYNVPGEVQRCMGLAPTPST from the coding sequence ATGTCCCGTGATCTTCGCCCGCCGGTCGATATCCTCCATTACGAGATCGTCCAGGAGCAGGCCTCCGCGCTTGGACGGATGGGCCGCACGCTCGAACAAGCCCTCGCGGAATTGCGCGCGTTCGACACCGCCCACGCGCACTCGGAGATTCCAGCCGCGATGCAACCGGCCAGGCGCAAGCTGGTGATGGCCGCCGGCCAGGCGCTCTGGATGTTCGTGGTGCAACGCGAGGCGACCGGCTTGCGCGACAGCCGCCACATCATGCGGACCTACAACGTCCCCGGCGAGGTGCAGCGGTGCATGGGGCTGGCGCCCACACCGTCGACTTGA